Proteins encoded in a region of the Salmo trutta chromosome 34, fSalTru1.1, whole genome shotgun sequence genome:
- the srd5a1 gene encoding 3-oxo-5-alpha-steroid 4-dehydrogenase 1, protein MDSILSKLFASETEELYVLDCLAYFMIFMAACTFITLLFENVPYGRYATSRYGFPVNVKFAWFVQELPAFLVPLCLVLWTSAAKTTHLPNQLLLVMYFCHYVQRSLIYPFLIRGGKSTPFASFALAFVFCIYNGYMQVRYLSHYAEYSADWVTSPCFITGSVLWLVGWLVNLHSDHILRNLRKPGETGYKIPTGGLFEYVSGANFFGEITEWAGFALAAHSVHSASFSIFTLIVLASRAFAHHRWYLQKFEDYPKSRKALIPFAL, encoded by the exons ATGGACAGTATTCTTTCAAAGCTTTTCGCCTCCGAGACAGAAGAGTTGTATGTTTTGGACTGCCTGGCATACTTCATGATTTTCATGGCTGCTTGTACCTTCATAACTTTACTCTTTGAGAATGTCCCCTATGGCAGATACGCAACAAGCAGATATGGATTCCCCGTCAACGTCAAATTCGCCTGGTTCGTGCAGGAACTACCTGCTTTTCTGGTGCCACTGTGCCTTGTGCTGTGGACTTCTGCTGCGAAAACCACTCATCTTCCCAATCAGTTACTGCTGGTCATGTACTTCTGCCACTATGTGCAAAG ATCTCTCATCTATCCATTTTTAATTCGTGGAGGGAAATCTACACCATTTGCATCGTTCGCCTTGGCCTTTGTGTTCTGCATCTATAATGGCTACATGCAGGTCAGATACCTGAGCCACTATGCAGAATACTCTGCTGATTGGGTTACCAGCCCTTGCTTTATCACAG GCTCTGTGCtgtggttggtgggttggttggtgAACCTTCACTCAGACCACATCCTGAGGAACCTACGGAAGCCTGGAGAGACTGGCTACAAGATACCAACAG GTGGGCTGTTTGAATATGTGTCTGGAGCAAACTTCTTTGGCGAGATAACAGAGTGGGCGGGATTTGCCCTGGCGGCTCATTCTGTCCACAGCGCATCCTTCTCTATCTTCACTCTCATTGTTCTTGCCAGCAGAGCCTTCGCTCACCACAG GTGGTACCTTCAGAAATTCGAAGACTACCCCAAATCCAGGAAGGCGTTGATACCATTTGCATTATAA
- the tent4a gene encoding terminal nucleotidyltransferase 4A isoform X1: MDPRVAWNQPEQKGPANALWMGIWETSQVRATSGQHHNNQNHNLCVNYPALDVYKNVAASSNSICSNTTASLSSSHHCISNRTTFNHGTAFSSFGSTLPKGNVQNTLTPSNANGNSVTTDLLGDSEMPQKTESGTDSPSLNCSLRRTCGGNVTGNSNKNPGGANLFFSFSESVHNNVNQYHHHQRHHQYHPQYNFQHNCVKRHPPSPLNNHTHHPGRRKSDNKASTYGINYLLSNWTNDNHVSSGTGTPWKTRKYSPGVDGLHEEVVDFYNFMSPQPEEASMRKEVVNRIETVIKELWPTADVQIFGSFSTGLYLPTSDIDLVVFGKWERLPLQQLEQALRKHNVAEPFSIKVLDKATVPIIKLTDQETDVKVDISFNVETGVKAALFIKDYTKRYPVLPYLIFVLKQFLLQRDLNEVFTGGISSYSLILMVISFLQLHPRIDASSPNINLGILLIEFFELYGRHFNYLKTGIRVKNGGAYMAKEDMTKVMTNGYRPSMLCIEDPLMPGNDVGRSSYGAMQVKQVFDYAYIVLGHAVSPLARSYPNKDIDSTLGRIIKVTQEVIDYREWIMTKWGGRHLARMESQGSVLEQDPARCVLGLGVEEQRDSVSPHSADSPMSLSSPHQHSSASSVSSLSGSDNDSDSTPCPGRPPALPPYTLQSLGMTLPLGLALGKPGINQQHLIMSPGSQACMSLPSGLTMHSLPGRQVGIDMTPPTHHPAHHNPHAPSNPQPLSSPHPTSHSHQNGPKFHVKGFHNPAVVHSPALANRAHTHPLTHAHTHSHTQYRNTWRRRKRDSLPVSLSR; the protein is encoded by the exons ATGGATCCGAGGGTGGCTTGGAATCAGCCCGAGCAGAAAGGACCTGCGAACGCATTATGGATGGGAATCTGGGAGACTTCTCAGGTACGGGCGACCTCCGGCCAGCATCATAATAATCAGAACCACAACCTGTGTGTAAATTATCCAGCGTTGGACGTTTATAAAAATGTTGCGGCATCGAGCAATAGCATTTGCAGCAACACCACTGCTAGTCTGAGCAGCAGCCATCACTGTATTTCAAACCGCACTACTTTTAATCACGGCACTGCATTTTCCTCCTTCGGGTCAACGTTACCCAAAGGCAACGTACAGAACACATTGACCCCATCCAACGCGAACGGTAACAGTGTAACGACAGATTTGTTGGGAGACAGTGAAATGCCCCAAAAGACGGAATCTGGAACGGACAGTCCATCTTTGAACTGCTCGTTGAGAAGGACTTGCGGTGGCAATGTAACGGGAAATAGTAATAAAAACCCTGGAGGTGCCAATCTGTTTTTTAGCTTCAGTGAAAGCGTGCATAATAATGTCAACCAATACCACCACCATCAAAGGCATCATCAGTATCACCCTCAGTACAATTTCCAACATAATTGTGTGAAGCGTCACCCGCCATCACCCTTAAATAACCACACACACCATCCAGGCCGAAGGAAAAGTGACAACAAGGCGAGCACCTATGGGATTAATTACTTGCTTTCTAACTGGACTAATGACAACCATGTTAGCTCGGGGACTGGGACTCCTTGGAAGACGAGGAAATACAGCCCCGGTGTTGATGG TCTCCATGAGGAGGTGGTGGACTTCTACAACTTCATGTCTCCCCAACCCGAGGAGGCTTCTATGAGGAAGGAGGTGGTCAACAGAATCGAGACTGTTATCAAGGAGCTGTGGCCTACTGCCGac gtgcagATATTTGGCAGCTTCAGCACTGGACTCTACCTACCCACAAG TGACATAGACCTGGTGGTGTTTGGGAAATGGGAACGCCTCCCGTTGCAGCAATTGGAACAGGCCCTCCGGAAACACAACGTGGCGGAACCTTTCTCCATCAAAGTGCTGGACAAAGCTACG GTGCCAATCATCAAGCTGACTGACCAGGAGACAGACGTCAAAGTGGACATCAGCTTCAATGTGGAGACGGGAGTCAAAGCTGCTCTCTTCATCAAGGACTACACCAAG AGGTATCCCGTGCTGCCTTACCTGATCTTTGTGCTGAAGCAGTTTCTGCTCCAGAGAGATCTCAACGAGGTGTTCACTGGAGGAATCAGCTCTTACAGCCTCATCCTGATGGTCATTAGCTTcctccag cTCCACCCAAGGATTGACGCCAGTAGCCCCAACATCAACCTTGGCATCCTGCTGATTGAGTTCTTTGAGCTGTACGGCCGCCATTTTAACTACCTGAAGACGGGCATCCGCGTCAAGAACGGAGGGGCCTACATGGCCAAGGAGGACATGACGAAGGTTATGACCAATGGTTACAGACCCTCCATGCTCTGTATAGAGGACCCACTgatgccag gtaacGACGTTGGCAGGAGTTCGTACGGAGCCATGCAAGTCAAGCAGGTGTTTGACTACGCTTACATCGTCCTTGGTCACGCCGTCTCACCGCTAGCACGCTCCTACCCCAATAAGGACATCGACAG CACTTTGGGGAGGATAATCAAGGTGACCCAGGAAGTGATTGACTACAGGGAGTGGATCATGACGAAGTGGGGAGGAAGGCACCTCGCCCGCATGGAGAGCCAGG GTTCTGTCCTGGAGCAGGACCCAGCACGGTGTGTGTTGGGTTTAGGTGTGGAGGAACAGAGGGACTCAGTCTCCCCTCACAGTGCAGACTCCCCCATGTCCCTGTCCAGTCCTCACCAACACTCCTCAGCCTCCTCGGTCTCCTCTCTGTCCGGGTCAGACAAC GACTCTGATTCGACGCCATGCCCTGGCCGCCCTCCGGCGCTGCCCCCCTACACCCTCCAGTCTCTGGGTATGACTCTACCCCTGGGCCTGGCACTGGGCAAGCCTGGCATCAACCAGCAGCACCTCATCATGTCCCCTGGCTCACAG GCGTGTATGTCTTTGCCCAGTGGCCTGACGATGCACTCCTTACCTGGCAGACAGGTGGGTATAGACATGACCCCCCCTACCCACCACCCTGCCCACCATAACCCTCATGCCCCCTCCAACCCCCAGCCTCTGTCCAGCCCCCACCCCACCAGCCACTCACACCAG aatggtCCTAAGTTTCACGTGAAAGGCTTCCACAATCCAGCTGTGGTCCACAGTCCCGCCCTGGCCAACCGcgcccacacacaccctctcacacacgctcacacacactcacacacgcagtACCGCAACACCTGGCGCCGTCGGAAGAGGGACAGCCTGCCAGTAAGCCTGAGCAGATAA
- the tent4a gene encoding terminal nucleotidyltransferase 4A isoform X2, which produces MDPRVAWNQPEQKGPANALWMGIWETSQVRATSGQHHNNQNHNLCVNYPALDVYKNVAASSNSICSNTTASLSSSHHCISNRTTFNHGTAFSSFGSTLPKGNVQNTLTPSNANGNSVTTDLLGDSEMPQKTESGTDSPSLNCSLRRTCGGNVTGNSNKNPGGANLFFSFSESVHNNVNQYHHHQRHHQYHPQYNFQHNCVKRHPPSPLNNHTHHPGRRKSDNKASTYGINYLLSNWTNDNHVSSGTGTPWKTRKYSPGVDGLHEEVVDFYNFMSPQPEEASMRKEVVNRIETVIKELWPTADVQIFGSFSTGLYLPTSDIDLVVFGKWERLPLQQLEQALRKHNVAEPFSIKVLDKATVPIIKLTDQETDVKVDISFNVETGVKAALFIKDYTKRYPVLPYLIFVLKQFLLQRDLNEVFTGGISSYSLILMVISFLQLHPRIDASSPNINLGILLIEFFELYGRHFNYLKTGIRVKNGGAYMAKEDMTKVMTNGYRPSMLCIEDPLMPGNDVGRSSYGAMQVKQVFDYAYIVLGHAVSPLARSYPNKDIDSTLGRIIKVTQEVIDYREWIMTKWGGRHLARMESQGSVLEQDPARCVLGLGVEEQRDSVSPHSADSPMSLSSPHQHSSASSVSSLSGSDNDSDSTPCPGRPPALPPYTLQSLGMTLPLGLALGKPGINQQHLIMSPGSQACMSLPSGLTMHSLPGRQNGPKFHVKGFHNPAVVHSPALANRAHTHPLTHAHTHSHTQYRNTWRRRKRDSLPVSLSR; this is translated from the exons ATGGATCCGAGGGTGGCTTGGAATCAGCCCGAGCAGAAAGGACCTGCGAACGCATTATGGATGGGAATCTGGGAGACTTCTCAGGTACGGGCGACCTCCGGCCAGCATCATAATAATCAGAACCACAACCTGTGTGTAAATTATCCAGCGTTGGACGTTTATAAAAATGTTGCGGCATCGAGCAATAGCATTTGCAGCAACACCACTGCTAGTCTGAGCAGCAGCCATCACTGTATTTCAAACCGCACTACTTTTAATCACGGCACTGCATTTTCCTCCTTCGGGTCAACGTTACCCAAAGGCAACGTACAGAACACATTGACCCCATCCAACGCGAACGGTAACAGTGTAACGACAGATTTGTTGGGAGACAGTGAAATGCCCCAAAAGACGGAATCTGGAACGGACAGTCCATCTTTGAACTGCTCGTTGAGAAGGACTTGCGGTGGCAATGTAACGGGAAATAGTAATAAAAACCCTGGAGGTGCCAATCTGTTTTTTAGCTTCAGTGAAAGCGTGCATAATAATGTCAACCAATACCACCACCATCAAAGGCATCATCAGTATCACCCTCAGTACAATTTCCAACATAATTGTGTGAAGCGTCACCCGCCATCACCCTTAAATAACCACACACACCATCCAGGCCGAAGGAAAAGTGACAACAAGGCGAGCACCTATGGGATTAATTACTTGCTTTCTAACTGGACTAATGACAACCATGTTAGCTCGGGGACTGGGACTCCTTGGAAGACGAGGAAATACAGCCCCGGTGTTGATGG TCTCCATGAGGAGGTGGTGGACTTCTACAACTTCATGTCTCCCCAACCCGAGGAGGCTTCTATGAGGAAGGAGGTGGTCAACAGAATCGAGACTGTTATCAAGGAGCTGTGGCCTACTGCCGac gtgcagATATTTGGCAGCTTCAGCACTGGACTCTACCTACCCACAAG TGACATAGACCTGGTGGTGTTTGGGAAATGGGAACGCCTCCCGTTGCAGCAATTGGAACAGGCCCTCCGGAAACACAACGTGGCGGAACCTTTCTCCATCAAAGTGCTGGACAAAGCTACG GTGCCAATCATCAAGCTGACTGACCAGGAGACAGACGTCAAAGTGGACATCAGCTTCAATGTGGAGACGGGAGTCAAAGCTGCTCTCTTCATCAAGGACTACACCAAG AGGTATCCCGTGCTGCCTTACCTGATCTTTGTGCTGAAGCAGTTTCTGCTCCAGAGAGATCTCAACGAGGTGTTCACTGGAGGAATCAGCTCTTACAGCCTCATCCTGATGGTCATTAGCTTcctccag cTCCACCCAAGGATTGACGCCAGTAGCCCCAACATCAACCTTGGCATCCTGCTGATTGAGTTCTTTGAGCTGTACGGCCGCCATTTTAACTACCTGAAGACGGGCATCCGCGTCAAGAACGGAGGGGCCTACATGGCCAAGGAGGACATGACGAAGGTTATGACCAATGGTTACAGACCCTCCATGCTCTGTATAGAGGACCCACTgatgccag gtaacGACGTTGGCAGGAGTTCGTACGGAGCCATGCAAGTCAAGCAGGTGTTTGACTACGCTTACATCGTCCTTGGTCACGCCGTCTCACCGCTAGCACGCTCCTACCCCAATAAGGACATCGACAG CACTTTGGGGAGGATAATCAAGGTGACCCAGGAAGTGATTGACTACAGGGAGTGGATCATGACGAAGTGGGGAGGAAGGCACCTCGCCCGCATGGAGAGCCAGG GTTCTGTCCTGGAGCAGGACCCAGCACGGTGTGTGTTGGGTTTAGGTGTGGAGGAACAGAGGGACTCAGTCTCCCCTCACAGTGCAGACTCCCCCATGTCCCTGTCCAGTCCTCACCAACACTCCTCAGCCTCCTCGGTCTCCTCTCTGTCCGGGTCAGACAAC GACTCTGATTCGACGCCATGCCCTGGCCGCCCTCCGGCGCTGCCCCCCTACACCCTCCAGTCTCTGGGTATGACTCTACCCCTGGGCCTGGCACTGGGCAAGCCTGGCATCAACCAGCAGCACCTCATCATGTCCCCTGGCTCACAG GCGTGTATGTCTTTGCCCAGTGGCCTGACGATGCACTCCTTACCTGGCAGACAG aatggtCCTAAGTTTCACGTGAAAGGCTTCCACAATCCAGCTGTGGTCCACAGTCCCGCCCTGGCCAACCGcgcccacacacaccctctcacacacgctcacacacactcacacacgcagtACCGCAACACCTGGCGCCGTCGGAAGAGGGACAGCCTGCCAGTAAGCCTGAGCAGATAA
- the tent4a gene encoding terminal nucleotidyltransferase 4A isoform X3: MSPQPEEASMRKEVVNRIETVIKELWPTADVQIFGSFSTGLYLPTSDIDLVVFGKWERLPLQQLEQALRKHNVAEPFSIKVLDKATVPIIKLTDQETDVKVDISFNVETGVKAALFIKDYTKRYPVLPYLIFVLKQFLLQRDLNEVFTGGISSYSLILMVISFLQLHPRIDASSPNINLGILLIEFFELYGRHFNYLKTGIRVKNGGAYMAKEDMTKVMTNGYRPSMLCIEDPLMPGNDVGRSSYGAMQVKQVFDYAYIVLGHAVSPLARSYPNKDIDSTLGRIIKVTQEVIDYREWIMTKWGGRHLARMESQGSVLEQDPARCVLGLGVEEQRDSVSPHSADSPMSLSSPHQHSSASSVSSLSGSDNDSDSTPCPGRPPALPPYTLQSLGMTLPLGLALGKPGINQQHLIMSPGSQACMSLPSGLTMHSLPGRQVGIDMTPPTHHPAHHNPHAPSNPQPLSSPHPTSHSHQNGPKFHVKGFHNPAVVHSPALANRAHTHPLTHAHTHSHTQYRNTWRRRKRDSLPVSLSR, from the exons ATGTCTCCCCAACCCGAGGAGGCTTCTATGAGGAAGGAGGTGGTCAACAGAATCGAGACTGTTATCAAGGAGCTGTGGCCTACTGCCGac gtgcagATATTTGGCAGCTTCAGCACTGGACTCTACCTACCCACAAG TGACATAGACCTGGTGGTGTTTGGGAAATGGGAACGCCTCCCGTTGCAGCAATTGGAACAGGCCCTCCGGAAACACAACGTGGCGGAACCTTTCTCCATCAAAGTGCTGGACAAAGCTACG GTGCCAATCATCAAGCTGACTGACCAGGAGACAGACGTCAAAGTGGACATCAGCTTCAATGTGGAGACGGGAGTCAAAGCTGCTCTCTTCATCAAGGACTACACCAAG AGGTATCCCGTGCTGCCTTACCTGATCTTTGTGCTGAAGCAGTTTCTGCTCCAGAGAGATCTCAACGAGGTGTTCACTGGAGGAATCAGCTCTTACAGCCTCATCCTGATGGTCATTAGCTTcctccag cTCCACCCAAGGATTGACGCCAGTAGCCCCAACATCAACCTTGGCATCCTGCTGATTGAGTTCTTTGAGCTGTACGGCCGCCATTTTAACTACCTGAAGACGGGCATCCGCGTCAAGAACGGAGGGGCCTACATGGCCAAGGAGGACATGACGAAGGTTATGACCAATGGTTACAGACCCTCCATGCTCTGTATAGAGGACCCACTgatgccag gtaacGACGTTGGCAGGAGTTCGTACGGAGCCATGCAAGTCAAGCAGGTGTTTGACTACGCTTACATCGTCCTTGGTCACGCCGTCTCACCGCTAGCACGCTCCTACCCCAATAAGGACATCGACAG CACTTTGGGGAGGATAATCAAGGTGACCCAGGAAGTGATTGACTACAGGGAGTGGATCATGACGAAGTGGGGAGGAAGGCACCTCGCCCGCATGGAGAGCCAGG GTTCTGTCCTGGAGCAGGACCCAGCACGGTGTGTGTTGGGTTTAGGTGTGGAGGAACAGAGGGACTCAGTCTCCCCTCACAGTGCAGACTCCCCCATGTCCCTGTCCAGTCCTCACCAACACTCCTCAGCCTCCTCGGTCTCCTCTCTGTCCGGGTCAGACAAC GACTCTGATTCGACGCCATGCCCTGGCCGCCCTCCGGCGCTGCCCCCCTACACCCTCCAGTCTCTGGGTATGACTCTACCCCTGGGCCTGGCACTGGGCAAGCCTGGCATCAACCAGCAGCACCTCATCATGTCCCCTGGCTCACAG GCGTGTATGTCTTTGCCCAGTGGCCTGACGATGCACTCCTTACCTGGCAGACAGGTGGGTATAGACATGACCCCCCCTACCCACCACCCTGCCCACCATAACCCTCATGCCCCCTCCAACCCCCAGCCTCTGTCCAGCCCCCACCCCACCAGCCACTCACACCAG aatggtCCTAAGTTTCACGTGAAAGGCTTCCACAATCCAGCTGTGGTCCACAGTCCCGCCCTGGCCAACCGcgcccacacacaccctctcacacacgctcacacacactcacacacgcagtACCGCAACACCTGGCGCCGTCGGAAGAGGGACAGCCTGCCAGTAAGCCTGAGCAGATAA